In Paralcaligenes sp. KSB-10, the following are encoded in one genomic region:
- a CDS encoding thiamine pyrophosphate-binding protein has translation MQAQGIRGADIIAQTLARMGVDKVFSLSGNHIMPLYDALIDTPIDIIHVRHEAACVHMADAYARTTGQVGIAMVTGGQGHANGIAALFTSLASEAPMVLLSGHAGLGELGKGSFQELRQAEMAAPVAKASWTAQSAAGLGHDLAKAMQIARSGRPGPVHISLPFDLLEQRVDSTDSLWPEASASRAIHMPLSTHMSERIMKEISGAQRPLILCGPALCGGPGRALMARLEGAVQVPVIGMESPRGINDPSLGAFSEILALADLIVLLGKPLDFTLRFGSSPFIDQNCRFIVIDPDQDLIARVMKYRQDQLSLSTLADSASAADALLASAGSHSSRPVEWLNQVRAALDYRPPEWKSVQSAIGGPVHPLELCAVLQDFFARHPDATLVCDGGEIGQWPQAVVTQAKNRLINGVAGSIGPSLPFALAAKIANPAHPVVAVMGDGTFGFHMAEFDTAVRYGLPIIVIVGNDAKWNAEYQIQVRTYGKPRAQGCELLPARYDKVVEALGGHGEYVTKEMDLPAALERAFNSGKPACINVLIESVPAPATKRPA, from the coding sequence ATGCAAGCACAGGGCATTCGCGGCGCCGATATTATTGCGCAGACACTTGCCCGCATGGGCGTCGACAAGGTGTTTTCCCTTTCGGGAAACCATATCATGCCGCTTTACGATGCACTGATCGATACCCCCATCGACATCATTCACGTGCGCCACGAGGCCGCTTGCGTGCATATGGCCGATGCGTATGCGCGCACCACGGGCCAGGTTGGCATTGCGATGGTAACGGGAGGGCAGGGCCATGCGAACGGTATCGCGGCGCTCTTTACTTCGCTGGCTTCCGAAGCGCCCATGGTGCTGTTGTCTGGGCATGCCGGCCTGGGCGAGCTGGGCAAAGGCAGTTTTCAGGAATTGCGCCAGGCCGAAATGGCGGCGCCTGTCGCGAAGGCCTCCTGGACGGCGCAATCCGCGGCCGGCCTTGGGCATGACCTGGCGAAGGCCATGCAGATTGCCCGAAGCGGACGGCCCGGTCCGGTACATATCAGCTTGCCGTTCGATCTTCTGGAGCAAAGAGTCGATTCCACAGATAGCCTTTGGCCCGAGGCTTCTGCTTCCCGTGCCATCCACATGCCGCTTTCCACACACATGTCCGAGCGGATCATGAAGGAAATTTCCGGAGCGCAGCGGCCCCTGATTCTTTGCGGCCCTGCATTGTGCGGCGGCCCGGGCCGCGCACTGATGGCGCGCCTGGAGGGCGCGGTGCAGGTTCCGGTCATAGGCATGGAAAGTCCCCGCGGCATCAATGATCCAAGCCTGGGCGCGTTCTCCGAAATATTGGCCCTGGCCGACCTGATCGTCCTGCTCGGCAAGCCGCTGGATTTCACCTTGCGGTTCGGCAGCAGCCCTTTCATTGACCAGAATTGCCGGTTTATTGTTATCGATCCCGATCAGGACCTGATTGCGCGGGTCATGAAGTATAGGCAAGACCAGCTCAGCCTGTCGACGCTGGCCGATTCGGCCAGTGCGGCCGATGCATTGCTGGCCAGCGCCGGCAGTCACTCTTCGCGTCCCGTGGAGTGGCTGAACCAGGTAAGGGCTGCGCTGGACTATCGCCCGCCGGAATGGAAAAGCGTGCAATCGGCAATTGGCGGCCCGGTTCATCCTCTGGAGCTGTGCGCCGTATTGCAAGATTTTTTTGCCCGGCATCCGGATGCGACGCTTGTATGCGATGGCGGGGAAATAGGCCAATGGCCCCAGGCGGTCGTCACACAGGCAAAGAATAGGCTGATCAATGGTGTCGCCGGCTCCATAGGCCCGTCGTTGCCGTTTGCCCTGGCCGCCAAGATCGCAAACCCGGCCCATCCGGTCGTGGCCGTCATGGGCGATGGCACATTCGGTTTTCATATGGCTGAATTCGATACGGCGGTGCGATACGGCCTGCCTATCATTGTCATCGTGGGCAACGATGCGAAATGGAATGCCGAATACCAGATCCAGGTGCGCACTTATGGCAAGCCGCGCGCCCAGGGATGCGAGTTGCTTCCCGCCCGCTACGACAAGGTGGTTGAAGCGCTGGGAGGGCACGGCGAATATGTGACCAAAGAGATGGATCTGCCGGCCGCGCTCGAAAGGGCTTTCAACAGCGGCAAGCCGGCATGCATCAATGTGCTGATCGAGTCTGTGCCGGCCCCCGCCACCAAAAGGCCGGCGTAG
- a CDS encoding UxaA family hydrolase, translating into MIHLVLHDANDMVAVAVVEGVKAGAELTAWIMDDDRTIKVKAAQDIPIGHKIALKNMAVGDTVLKYGVDIGKVVAPIKMGEHAHVHNIKTKRW; encoded by the coding sequence ATGATTCATCTTGTATTACACGATGCCAACGATATGGTCGCCGTCGCGGTCGTTGAAGGCGTTAAGGCGGGCGCGGAATTAACCGCCTGGATAATGGACGACGACCGCACCATCAAGGTCAAGGCAGCGCAGGATATTCCCATCGGCCACAAAATCGCGTTGAAAAACATGGCGGTGGGCGACACCGTGCTCAAGTACGGCGTCGATATCGGAAAAGTCGTCGCTCCCATCAAGATGGGGGAACACGCTCACGTTCACAACATCAAGACCAAGCGCTGGTGA
- a CDS encoding Ldh family oxidoreductase has translation MPLLSIDELTTLALQGLEAAGASHEAALAAAKALVAADAQGLASHGVSRVPQYTTFLRNGRSSTKAKPEILRSKGGACLVDAQCGMAYEACALAVELAVERAREFGVSCVGVTNSNHFGAAAVHLDQIGKAGMVGMAFGNSPAAMPAWGGKTPLFGTNPIAAIFPRRDTHALLIDLALSEAARGKIMVAAKEGKAIPLGWAVDKDGKPTTDAQAALAGSMLPTGGVKGAMLALMVELLACALTGAAFGFEADSFFSAEGNQPRIGQLFLAIDPGAMAGTDIYFSRTEKLIELMLHDDGVRLPGDRRHALLEQSAQKGIAVPDALYQQLLKLAGNT, from the coding sequence ATGCCGCTACTCTCCATAGACGAACTGACAACCTTGGCCCTTCAAGGGCTCGAAGCGGCCGGCGCCAGCCATGAAGCGGCCCTGGCGGCGGCAAAGGCGCTTGTCGCCGCCGACGCGCAAGGCCTGGCCTCGCACGGCGTGTCGCGTGTCCCCCAATACACGACGTTCTTGCGCAATGGCCGCAGCTCCACCAAGGCAAAGCCCGAAATCCTGCGCTCCAAAGGCGGCGCCTGCCTGGTCGATGCCCAATGCGGCATGGCCTATGAAGCCTGCGCGCTGGCCGTTGAGCTGGCCGTGGAGCGCGCGCGCGAGTTCGGCGTGTCTTGCGTGGGCGTCACGAACAGCAACCATTTTGGCGCCGCGGCCGTGCATCTCGATCAAATCGGCAAAGCCGGAATGGTCGGCATGGCCTTCGGAAATTCGCCGGCGGCAATGCCAGCCTGGGGCGGGAAAACACCCTTGTTCGGCACCAACCCGATCGCCGCCATCTTTCCCCGCCGGGATACCCACGCCCTGCTCATCGATCTTGCCCTCAGCGAAGCGGCGCGCGGCAAGATCATGGTGGCCGCCAAGGAAGGCAAGGCTATCCCCCTGGGCTGGGCCGTCGACAAAGACGGCAAGCCCACCACCGACGCCCAGGCGGCCCTGGCCGGCAGCATGCTGCCGACGGGCGGCGTAAAAGGAGCCATGCTGGCGCTCATGGTGGAATTACTGGCTTGCGCGCTCACCGGCGCCGCCTTCGGCTTCGAAGCCGATTCATTCTTTTCGGCCGAAGGCAATCAGCCACGCATCGGTCAATTATTCCTGGCCATCGATCCCGGCGCCATGGCGGGCACCGACATCTATTTCTCGCGCACCGAAAAGCTCATCGAGTTGATGCTGCACGACGATGGGGTGCGGCTACCCGGCGACCGGCGCCACGCACTGCTTGAACAGTCCGCCCAAAAAGGCATTGCGGTTCCCGACGCGCTATATCAGCAATTGCTCAAACTCGCCGGAAACACCTAA
- a CDS encoding transporter substrate-binding domain-containing protein: MKHLLALALLAAPTLVAAQTSAAPDTLKHVMESHTLRVCSPGDYKPFSFMKEDGKFEGLDVDLMNSLAGALGAKTEFVKTTWAKLMDDFTSGKCDIGAGGISVSLERQKRAYFSSPYMINGKTPITLCTNAKKFQTIADINKPNVRVIVNPGGSNEKFAKTYLTKAHIITHENNIGIFKEVAEGRADVFVTEAAEAKVQSKLNPKLCPVNPNKPLQYAEMGYLLANGDMGFKLFVDQWLHLSKASGEYAKLADKWVPQ, from the coding sequence ATGAAACACCTTTTAGCCTTAGCCCTGCTCGCCGCGCCCACCCTGGTGGCAGCCCAAACCAGCGCCGCACCGGACACACTGAAGCACGTCATGGAAAGCCATACCCTACGTGTCTGCAGTCCCGGCGACTACAAGCCCTTCAGTTTTATGAAAGAAGACGGCAAATTCGAAGGCCTGGACGTGGATCTCATGAACTCCCTGGCCGGCGCCCTGGGCGCCAAGACCGAATTCGTCAAAACCACCTGGGCCAAGCTCATGGACGATTTCACCTCGGGCAAATGCGATATCGGCGCCGGCGGCATTTCGGTGTCGCTCGAGCGCCAGAAAAGGGCTTATTTCAGCTCCCCTTACATGATCAACGGCAAGACTCCCATTACCCTGTGCACCAACGCCAAGAAATTCCAGACCATTGCCGACATCAACAAGCCCAATGTGCGCGTGATCGTCAACCCGGGCGGCAGCAACGAGAAATTCGCCAAAACCTACCTGACCAAAGCCCATATCATCACGCATGAAAACAATATCGGCATATTCAAGGAAGTCGCCGAAGGCCGGGCCGACGTTTTCGTGACCGAAGCGGCCGAAGCCAAGGTGCAAAGCAAGCTCAACCCCAAGCTGTGCCCCGTCAATCCGAACAAGCCCCTGCAATACGCCGAAATGGGCTATTTGCTGGCCAACGGCGATATGGGCTTCAAGCTGTTCGTGGACCAATGGCTGCACTTGAGCAAAGCCAGCGGCGAATATGCCAAATTGGCCGACAAATGGGTGCCTCAATAA
- a CDS encoding sulfite exporter TauE/SafE family protein, translating into MTGEFLTYLTSIIPATHIAFASITLLLAYSIFGLTGFGSSITAIPFLILVLPLHTAVSVMLLFDLVVCTVMNSREWRNIDKIELKRLLPFLLAGALVGLSLLLYAPKKPLFLVLGAFILLIFAWNNFFNRKKYKISPGLAAPLGFCGGIFTTLFGTGGPLYTIYLASRIDDKKVLRSTLGTLIGATAIIRLLMFLATGLLLDPAIYIIAAVLFPSALVGFFFGSRMHEKISSATAKKLVWAILLLGGVSAIVKGL; encoded by the coding sequence ATGACAGGCGAATTCCTGACCTATCTGACTTCCATAATTCCAGCCACCCACATCGCCTTTGCGTCAATCACGCTATTGCTTGCCTATTCGATATTCGGCCTGACCGGATTCGGCTCGTCCATCACGGCAATCCCATTTCTGATACTGGTCTTGCCCTTGCATACTGCGGTATCGGTCATGCTGCTGTTCGACCTGGTCGTCTGCACGGTAATGAATTCCCGCGAATGGCGCAATATCGACAAAATCGAATTGAAGCGCCTCTTGCCTTTTTTGCTGGCGGGCGCACTGGTCGGGCTTTCGCTGCTTCTGTACGCGCCCAAAAAGCCTCTTTTCCTCGTGCTGGGCGCATTCATATTGCTGATATTCGCCTGGAACAATTTCTTCAACAGAAAAAAATACAAGATCAGTCCCGGGCTGGCGGCGCCGCTGGGGTTCTGCGGAGGCATCTTTACCACGTTGTTCGGAACGGGCGGCCCGCTATATACGATTTACCTGGCCAGCCGCATCGACGACAAGAAGGTGTTGCGCTCCACCCTGGGCACCCTGATAGGCGCCACCGCAATAATCCGGCTCTTGATGTTCCTGGCCACCGGACTGCTGCTGGATCCAGCCATTTATATTATTGCGGCCGTTCTTTTCCCAAGCGCCCTGGTGGGCTTTTTCTTCGGTAGCCGCATGCACGAGAAAATCTCGTCGGCCACAGCGAAAAAGCTGGTATGGGCGATTTTATTGCTGGGCGGCGTCAGCGCCATTGTAAAAGGGCTTTGA
- a CDS encoding L-aspartate oxidase, whose protein sequence is MSVKRIQTDILILGSGGAGLFAALHAHSANPELSVTVAVKGLLGKSGCTRMVQGGYNVALAEGDSVERHFMDTIEGGKWLSNQDLAWTLVTKGVERVHELENELGCFFDRNPDGTVHQKAFAGQTFDRTVHKGDLTGIEIINRLSEQVWARGIHRLEEHRAVELIKTADGTALAGVLMISMHSGEFVFVQAKAVLLATGGGPTMYKYHTPSGEKSCDGLAMALRAGLFLRDMEMVQFHPTGLLAGTGTRMTGTVLEEGLRGAGGYLLNGKRERFMHNYDPRGERATRDIVSRSIYTEMRSGDASPNGGVYIQMSHLGADNVRRQFKGMVERCADCGFDLAGGLVEVVPTAHYMMGGVVFEPDCTTSLKGLFAAGEDTGGVHGANRLGGNGVANSTVFGGIAGESMAAWVGQNNELRAPDDAAIQRSVAMHRAPFGQAPGDLEEIREQLYACMWDDVGISRTGESIERGLQTLGALDAALDLTGVSGEDRAFNLTWHDWLNLKSLIAVSKAIASAALARENSRGAHFREDFPEPGDLPNSTYTVVRDVDGLLELSRRPVHFTRVAPGATILSE, encoded by the coding sequence ATGAGCGTCAAACGCATACAAACCGATATCCTGATCCTGGGTTCCGGGGGCGCGGGCCTGTTCGCCGCATTGCATGCGCATAGCGCCAATCCGGAACTGTCGGTGACCGTTGCCGTAAAAGGCCTGCTTGGGAAGTCGGGCTGTACCAGGATGGTGCAAGGCGGCTATAACGTCGCCCTGGCGGAGGGCGACTCGGTAGAGCGCCATTTCATGGATACGATCGAGGGCGGCAAATGGCTGTCCAACCAGGATCTTGCCTGGACGCTGGTCACCAAAGGGGTCGAGCGCGTACACGAGCTCGAAAATGAGCTGGGTTGTTTTTTTGATCGCAATCCCGACGGAACCGTGCATCAGAAGGCCTTTGCCGGGCAGACTTTCGACCGGACCGTGCACAAGGGCGATCTCACCGGTATCGAGATCATCAATCGGCTTTCCGAGCAGGTGTGGGCCCGCGGCATACATCGGCTGGAAGAGCACCGGGCCGTTGAGCTCATAAAAACGGCCGACGGTACCGCGCTTGCCGGCGTGCTGATGATATCCATGCATAGCGGCGAGTTTGTATTTGTGCAGGCCAAGGCGGTGTTGCTGGCAACGGGCGGCGGCCCCACCATGTACAAGTATCACACTCCTTCCGGAGAAAAGAGCTGTGACGGCCTGGCGATGGCCTTGCGGGCCGGCCTGTTCCTGCGCGATATGGAAATGGTGCAGTTCCATCCGACCGGCCTGCTGGCGGGAACCGGCACGCGCATGACTGGCACGGTGCTCGAAGAGGGCTTGCGCGGTGCGGGCGGCTATCTGCTGAATGGCAAGCGTGAGCGCTTCATGCACAATTACGATCCTCGCGGCGAGCGGGCAACACGCGATATTGTCTCGCGCTCGATCTATACGGAAATGCGCTCGGGCGATGCCTCGCCCAATGGCGGCGTCTACATCCAGATGAGCCACCTGGGGGCCGACAATGTGCGCCGGCAATTCAAGGGCATGGTCGAGCGTTGCGCCGATTGCGGCTTCGATCTGGCGGGCGGCCTGGTCGAGGTCGTGCCGACGGCGCATTACATGATGGGCGGCGTTGTTTTTGAACCCGATTGCACAACGTCGCTAAAAGGCCTCTTTGCCGCCGGGGAAGATACGGGCGGAGTGCATGGGGCAAACCGGCTGGGTGGAAATGGCGTGGCCAATTCCACGGTCTTTGGCGGCATAGCCGGGGAAAGCATGGCGGCATGGGTCGGGCAAAATAATGAACTGCGTGCGCCGGACGACGCCGCCATCCAGCGCAGCGTCGCAATGCATCGGGCGCCATTCGGACAGGCGCCGGGAGACCTGGAGGAAATTCGCGAGCAGTTGTATGCGTGCATGTGGGACGACGTGGGCATTTCGCGCACAGGAGAAAGCATCGAGCGCGGCCTGCAGACGCTGGGTGCGCTCGATGCCGCGCTGGACCTGACAGGCGTATCGGGCGAAGACCGGGCGTTCAATCTTACCTGGCACGATTGGCTGAATCTGAAAAGCCTCATTGCGGTCAGCAAGGCGATTGCCAGCGCGGCACTGGCGCGCGAGAATTCCCGCGGAGCCCATTTTCGGGAAGATTTCCCCGAGCCGGGCGATTTGCCGAACTCGACCTATACCGTGGTGCGGGATGTCGACGGATTGCTCGAGCTCTCGCGCAGGCCTGTACACTTCACCCGAGTCGCTCCCGGAGCTACTATTCTGTCGGAATAG
- a CDS encoding fumarate hydratase C-terminal domain-containing protein, which yields MAHYELSTPVTEEQVRRLRINDTVTLQTTLFGIRDATQIHMFDHHRSTRFDLRGHAVIHTAPNVKKVPKDAQNPCGYASICIGTTTSDRMERFTRPLMSETGVRIIIGKGGLREDSLSAFQELGGVYLAIVGGTAALETTWIEQIEDVDLDDLNPESLWKFRVKDFGPLLVAMDSQGGSLYNVVRNDAAARRAQVLASLGVKSA from the coding sequence ATGGCCCACTACGAACTCAGCACTCCAGTGACCGAAGAGCAGGTCCGGCGGCTGCGCATCAACGACACCGTTACCCTGCAAACCACATTGTTCGGCATCCGCGATGCTACGCAGATCCATATGTTCGATCATCATCGCAGCACGCGTTTCGACCTGCGTGGCCATGCGGTTATTCATACCGCGCCGAACGTAAAGAAAGTACCGAAAGACGCGCAAAATCCTTGCGGTTATGCGTCTATTTGCATAGGCACAACCACTTCGGATCGCATGGAGCGTTTCACCCGCCCCTTGATGAGCGAAACCGGCGTGCGCATCATTATCGGCAAAGGCGGCCTGCGGGAAGATTCCCTGTCGGCGTTCCAGGAACTGGGCGGCGTATACCTTGCCATTGTGGGCGGTACGGCGGCGCTGGAAACGACCTGGATAGAACAGATCGAAGACGTCGATCTGGACGACCTGAATCCCGAATCCCTGTGGAAGTTTCGTGTCAAGGATTTCGGCCCCTTGCTGGTGGCCATGGATAGCCAGGGCGGCAGTCTGTACAACGTTGTGCGCAACGATGCCGCGGCGCGGCGCGCCCAGGTGCTGGCGTCTCTTGGAGTTAAATCCGCATGA
- a CDS encoding ABC transporter ATP-binding protein: protein MSNTPPPLLEVKGVTIQYKTKEYLITATYRVDFKVYQSDRFVLLGPSGCGKSTLLKAVGGYLTPTEGEIRLKNNIITMPGPDRMMVFQEFDQLPPWKTIKQNVMFPLIASGKLKGKAAEEKAMQYIEKVKLSQFANHYPHQLSGGMKQRVAIARGMAMEPDILLMDEPYAALDALTRRKMQDELLQLWDDTRFTVLFVTHSIEEAVKIGNRILLLSPHPGQVTAELNSTGEDTVDASGKSLSERINAMLFSEPVENEEITHA, encoded by the coding sequence ATGAGCAACACACCACCGCCCTTGCTTGAAGTGAAAGGCGTAACAATCCAGTACAAGACAAAAGAGTATTTAATAACGGCGACCTACCGGGTCGATTTCAAGGTATATCAATCCGACCGCTTTGTACTGCTGGGCCCTTCGGGATGCGGGAAATCGACGCTGCTCAAGGCCGTTGGCGGCTACCTGACCCCGACCGAGGGTGAGATACGCTTGAAAAACAATATCATCACCATGCCCGGGCCCGACCGCATGATGGTGTTCCAGGAATTCGACCAGCTTCCTCCCTGGAAAACCATCAAGCAAAACGTCATGTTCCCATTGATTGCCAGCGGCAAGCTCAAAGGCAAGGCCGCGGAAGAAAAGGCGATGCAGTACATCGAGAAAGTCAAGCTTTCCCAGTTCGCCAACCATTATCCCCATCAGTTGTCCGGCGGCATGAAACAACGCGTCGCGATTGCGCGCGGGATGGCCATGGAGCCGGATATCCTGCTCATGGACGAACCCTATGCCGCCCTGGACGCGCTGACACGCCGAAAAATGCAGGACGAGCTGCTGCAATTGTGGGACGACACCCGGTTCACAGTGCTGTTCGTCACCCATTCAATCGAAGAGGCCGTCAAGATCGGCAACCGGATCCTGCTGCTTTCGCCTCATCCGGGCCAGGTAACAGCCGAACTCAACAGCACGGGCGAAGATACGGTCGACGCCAGCGGCAAGAGCCTGTCCGAGCGCATCAATGCAATGCTGTTCTCCGAGCCTGTCGAGAACGAGGAGATAACCCATGCCTAA
- a CDS encoding ABC transporter permease: MPNSEDMQGRPPTVRENVERPEFFRTRSVSDDFGVVEKPLTNWEKLYDNNVARKIFILIILALAWEIYARLLNNELLFPTFTATVKALIAGIVSGGLIGKSWYSVRILLMGYSAGLVLAALLTIFAITSRIGRDFLETVTSMFNPLPAIALLPLALLWFGLGPGSLVFVLIHSVLWAVALNTHSGFQSVSMTLRMVGRNYGLGGLRYVFGILIPAAFPAILSGLKIGWAFAWRTLIAAELVFGVSSGSGGLGWFIYENKNQLEIPSVFAGLLTVILIGLFVENFVFRIIEQRTIRKWGMQE, encoded by the coding sequence ATGCCTAATTCCGAAGACATGCAAGGCCGGCCGCCGACCGTACGCGAAAATGTCGAGCGCCCGGAGTTCTTCCGCACCCGATCGGTAAGCGACGACTTTGGCGTCGTGGAAAAACCCCTGACCAATTGGGAAAAGCTTTACGACAACAACGTCGCGCGCAAAATCTTCATCCTGATCATTCTTGCCCTGGCATGGGAAATCTACGCGCGCCTTCTTAACAACGAGCTGCTGTTCCCCACATTCACGGCCACGGTAAAGGCGCTTATTGCGGGCATAGTCAGCGGAGGCCTTATCGGGAAATCATGGTATTCGGTCCGGATATTGCTAATGGGCTATAGCGCCGGCCTGGTGCTGGCCGCCCTTCTCACCATCTTTGCAATCACCTCGCGCATCGGACGTGACTTCCTGGAAACGGTCACATCCATGTTCAACCCCTTGCCTGCAATCGCCTTGCTGCCACTGGCCCTGCTGTGGTTCGGCCTGGGGCCGGGCAGCCTGGTTTTTGTATTGATACATTCCGTGCTCTGGGCCGTTGCACTCAATACCCACTCGGGGTTCCAGTCTGTCAGCATGACCTTGCGCATGGTAGGGCGAAACTATGGGCTTGGGGGGCTTCGATATGTATTCGGCATACTGATCCCGGCCGCGTTTCCCGCTATTTTGTCAGGATTGAAAATCGGCTGGGCATTCGCCTGGCGCACGCTGATCGCGGCGGAGCTGGTATTCGGCGTCAGCTCGGGCAGCGGCGGATTGGGCTGGTTCATCTACGAGAACAAGAATCAGCTGGAAATTCCCAGCGTGTTTGCCGGTTTGCTCACTGTGATTCTGATTGGTCTCTTTGTGGAAAACTTTGTCTTCCGCATTATCGAGCAACGCACCATCCGCAAATGGGGCATGCAGGAATAA
- a CDS encoding UxaA family hydrolase: MITKDTTFLGYRRENGRVGVRNHVIILPLDDLSNAACEAVANNIKGVMAIPHPYGRLQFGADLDLHFRTLIGAGSNPNVAAVVVIGIEDGWTQKVVEGIAATGKPVTGFGIERHGDHETIMKASRVAREYVQWASEKQREVCNIKELWVSTKCGESDTTSGCGSNPTVGNAFDKLHPLGATLVFGETTELTGGENFVADRCINDDVRSQFMAMFNRYQDVINRHKTSDLSDSQPTKGNIEGGLTTIEEKAMGNIQKIGKKCSVDGVLDKAETPTHPGLWFMDSSSAAAEMVTLCAASGYVVHFFPTGQGNIIGNPILPVIKLSANPRTVRTMSEHIDFDCSPLLQREMNLDEAGDQLLDIMLATANGRLTDAEALGHREFVLTRLYESA; this comes from the coding sequence ATGATTACTAAAGACACCACTTTCCTGGGCTATCGCCGTGAAAACGGCCGCGTGGGCGTGCGCAATCACGTCATTATCCTGCCTCTTGACGACTTGTCGAACGCCGCCTGCGAAGCGGTCGCCAACAATATCAAGGGCGTCATGGCCATTCCCCACCCCTACGGTCGCCTGCAATTCGGCGCCGACCTCGACCTGCACTTCCGTACCCTGATTGGTGCCGGCTCCAACCCCAACGTCGCCGCGGTCGTGGTCATAGGCATTGAAGACGGCTGGACCCAAAAAGTCGTCGAAGGCATCGCCGCCACCGGAAAACCCGTTACCGGCTTCGGCATCGAGCGCCACGGCGACCACGAAACCATCATGAAGGCCTCCCGGGTGGCGCGCGAATATGTGCAATGGGCCTCGGAAAAGCAGCGCGAAGTATGCAACATCAAGGAATTGTGGGTATCCACCAAATGCGGGGAAAGCGACACCACATCCGGTTGCGGCTCCAACCCGACGGTCGGCAATGCGTTCGACAAGCTCCATCCATTAGGCGCCACGCTGGTTTTCGGTGAAACCACCGAACTGACAGGCGGCGAAAACTTTGTCGCCGACCGGTGCATCAACGACGATGTGCGCAGCCAATTCATGGCCATGTTCAACCGCTATCAAGACGTCATCAATCGCCACAAGACTTCCGACTTGTCCGATTCGCAACCGACCAAGGGCAATATCGAAGGCGGCCTGACCACGATCGAAGAAAAAGCCATGGGCAATATCCAGAAAATCGGCAAGAAATGCTCGGTTGACGGAGTCCTCGACAAGGCCGAAACCCCCACGCACCCGGGCCTGTGGTTCATGGACTCGTCCTCGGCGGCCGCCGAAATGGTCACGCTGTGCGCCGCCTCGGGCTATGTCGTGCACTTCTTCCCAACCGGGCAAGGCAACATCATCGGCAACCCGATCCTGCCGGTCATCAAGCTAAGCGCCAACCCACGCACCGTGCGCACCATGAGCGAGCACATCGACTTCGATTGCTCCCCTCTATTGCAACGCGAAATGAACCTGGATGAAGCGGGGGATCAGTTGCTCGACATCATGCTGGCCACCGCCAATGGCCGCTTGACCGACGCCGAAGCACTGGGTCATCGCGAGTTCGTTCTGACACGCCTGTACGAAAGCGCCTGA
- a CDS encoding hydroxyacid dehydrogenase has product MKLVICEFMDDASVAKLAADFDTLYDPTLVDRRPELLAALANADGLIVRNRTQVDRALLEAALRLRVVGRLGVGLDNIDLPACEGRQIAVIPATGANARAVAEYVIGTAMALLREAYTRSTETASGSWPRAALSNGRELFGKTLGLIGFGGIGQLTASLAHALGVAVIAHDPMIAPDAPIWKKSGTKPKTLDELLAQADIVSLHVPLTDQTRNLIDKNALSKMKAGAILINTARGGIIDEAALGNALRSGHLGGAAIDVFHQEPLPVGNVLADAPNLILTPHIAGVTTESNTRVSALIAERVAGHLNQAGPS; this is encoded by the coding sequence ATGAAGTTGGTGATTTGCGAATTTATGGACGATGCTTCGGTTGCAAAGCTTGCAGCCGATTTCGATACGCTCTACGACCCTACCCTGGTTGATCGTCGCCCGGAATTGCTGGCGGCGCTGGCCAATGCCGACGGCCTGATCGTGCGCAACCGAACCCAGGTCGACCGCGCCTTGCTGGAAGCCGCTTTGCGCTTGCGTGTGGTGGGCCGCCTGGGCGTGGGCCTGGACAATATCGATTTGCCCGCCTGCGAAGGCCGCCAGATTGCGGTTATTCCGGCTACCGGCGCCAATGCAAGGGCGGTGGCCGAATATGTCATAGGCACCGCCATGGCTTTGCTGCGAGAGGCCTACACCCGCAGCACGGAAACCGCTTCCGGCTCGTGGCCGCGCGCCGCACTGTCGAACGGGCGCGAGCTTTTCGGAAAAACCCTGGGCCTGATCGGCTTTGGGGGAATCGGCCAGCTGACAGCCAGCCTGGCGCACGCCTTGGGGGTGGCCGTCATTGCGCACGATCCCATGATCGCCCCCGATGCCCCCATATGGAAAAAATCAGGAACAAAGCCCAAGACACTGGACGAATTGCTGGCCCAGGCCGATATCGTTTCGCTGCATGTTCCCTTGACGGACCAAACACGCAATCTCATCGACAAGAATGCCTTGTCGAAAATGAAAGCCGGCGCCATCCTTATCAACACGGCGCGCGGCGGCATCATCGACGAGGCGGCGCTGGGCAATGCGCTGCGTTCCGGCCACCTGGGCGGCGCCGCAATCGACGTCTTCCACCAGGAACCCCTGCCCGTCGGCAACGTGCTGGCAGATGCGCCGAACCTCATCCTGACACCCCATATTGCGGGTGTCACGACAGAATCCAATACCCGCGTCAGTGCTCTGATTGCGGAGCGCGTCGCCGGCCACCTGAACCAGGCCGGCCCATCCTGA